The genomic interval AAAATGGAAAACCGGACCAGGTGCTTACCCAACGGTCTGTTTCTGCTACTTATCCGGATAGTCGCAACGGGTTTCTGGAGTATGAGTTCGGTAATCCAGTTGCAGTGGCCGACACATTCTATATTGGTTGGCTATAGATTAATGAAGAACCCGTAACGTTTGGTTTAGACAGGAATTCGCAGTTAGGTAAAGACAAAATATTCTATAATCTTGGAAATTCCTGGGAAACCGAGGTGGCCATAAAAGGCAGTATTATGATCCGTCCATATCTTGGAAAATCCGGACAGGGAGTTGTTACAGGAAATGAACCAGTTGCTGTTTCTGAAAATTACTTTTTCCCTAATCCTGCACAGGGAATCATCAATTGGAAAAATACTTCTTTAAAAAGAATTGATATTTATTCGGTACAAGGTAATTTGGTACAAACTATTTTGCCGGTAAAAGGTTATCAATCTTCATTGCTTCATGTAACCGAAGACGGAATGTATATTATTAAGGGGTCGGATGGGAAACGATCATTTATCCAAAAAGTGTTCATTGTTAAATAACTCATTTAAATTATATAGTTGTTATGGATATTACAGTTGAAGAATTAAAAGAACGTTTGGACAAAGGAGAAGATCTGAATTTTTATGACGTCAGAGAAGAGCATGAGTATGAAGAAGATAACCTTGGTGCAATATTAATTCCACTTGCAGAATTACCTGATCATCTGGCTGAACTGGAAGATTTGAAAGATGCAGAAATAATTATTCATTGCCGTTCAGGAGCACGTAGCGGAAAAGCTGTGAAATTCCTGGAATCACAGGGATTTACGAATGCAAGAAATGTAACAGGTGGGATTTTGGCTTTCCGCGATCTGGAAGAATAAAATAACTTTTAGTTATCCGGAAAGGTAATTGTATTTAACAGTTACCTTTCCGGATTTTTTTATCCTTCCATCGTGATCACAGCCCGGGTGCAAACGCCTCCAACGGGCGGATTAAATTTGGATACTTTTACAGTAACCAGGTTTACGTTGGGATAATGATCTCTTACTCTTGATATAACTTTGAAACCAATATGTTCGAGTAGCTTTGCCGGTTCCTGCATCACTTTTGCTGCAATATTATAAAGCGTTTCATAATTTACGGTTTCACTTAGCTTATCATGCTGTGCAGCTTCAATAAAATTAGTCTGAATCGTTATATCCAGAGCATATTTGTTTCCGATTTTTTGTTCCTCAGGATAAAAACCATGATAGGCAAAAAATTCGAGTCCTTCCAGTGTGATCGTTCCCAATGTGTATTAAATTTGGTCGAAGAATGATCCGCCGCCACCTCTGTTTGACTGATTATTTTCCTGATTTCTTAATTTATTAATTGCCGGAGTTTCATCACGGGCTTTCTGTGCTACCCGATGCATTTCTGCCAGTGCTTCACTTGCTGCGTCTGCGGCGCTCTTTACTTTTTCTCTCGTTTCGGATTCTGTTGTTTCCGATAATTCGGCAGCAGCTTCAACCAGTTCAGGCTCCTGTTCCGGTGTTAGCTCGATTTCAGGCTCTGCAATTTCAGCCTCCTCGTCTTCATGATAATCTATAATTTCAAAAGCAACTTCAGGTTTTTCATCAGAAAGCACAATTTGTACGTCATCAGTGTCTGTTATCTCTTCTTCTTTATTTTCAACTTGAACTTCCTGTTTAGGCAAAGGCTTACGTGGAATTTCAATTTCCAGGATATGCTGTTTTATTTCGTCCATTTTATTTAAAACGGAATCCTTATCATATTTCTGTTCGAAACGTTCAACAGTATCGATCGTATTATTAGCCAAGGAAGCTAGCTGAACCACAAGATTATCCCTGAAATTCTCAATTGCCCTGAAATCCCGCTCCTGAATTTTAACTTCTGCAACGAATTCTTCCCGGAAACGCTTTAATTTATCTTCTGTTTCACTAACAACCTGTCCGGTTCGTTGTTCCGCTTCCAGAATCATTTCATCGGCCTTTACCTTTGACTCTCCAATAGTTTTGGTGGCAAGATCATTCGCCTCTTCAATTGTCTTTGTAGCAAGTTCGTTTGCTTCGTCAATTGTTTTTACAGCCTGTTCGTTTGCTTCTTTTTCAATTTGTCTGCTAACGTCTTCTGCACTTTTTAATGTACGAAAAAGAGTAGACTCTATATCCTTGAGCTTGCTAAGTTCTTTTTCGGCATATTCCAACTGCATTTTTAGTAATCCATTTTCGCTGGAAAAACGCTCCCATTCCTGTGATAAAGAGTTCAGGAAAGCATCTACTTCGTCGGGGTCATAACCTCTGAAAATTTTTTCAAACGTATGTTTACGTATGTCTATAGCTGAAATTTTCATGATGTAAAATGTGCTTTGGTATTTATTGAATAATGGCAGCGTAAGTTAAAGACATATGAATCACATTTCAAAGTATTTACCAATTTTACCATTCTAAAAGTATGTCATTGTATTACTTCCCATACAGAAATTGTTCGGTCGTCACTGCATGAAATGAGCTGATTTTCATAGTCAGTCCATAATAATTTATTTACCGATGTTCCATGTCCCGCATGCCTCGCACGGTCAATTATTTTCTTCAGACGGAAAGTAGAAGCGTCCCAAAGTTTTACGGATTTGTCCATACTATAGGTTGCAAACAATTTACCATCCGGACTAAAACTCACATGATTGATCGCATACATATGTGCAGCTATGTCCGTGACAGGCTCGTAGTTGTTTAGCACATCCCATATTTTTAAATGTGCATCCCTGCCCATTGTAAATAGAAAACGTCCGTCAGGTGAATATTGTACAGAGAAGACAGAGTTTGTGTGAGATTTAATGATTTGTTTTAAATTAAAACCATCAAAATCAAAAATATGGATATTATGATTACTATCACCTACGGCAAATTCAGAAGTGGCGGGATTTATAGAAATAGACCTGATACTTTTGTCGGCTATTTTAATATGTTTCTGAACCGAAAAGGTAGAGATATCCATCACCAGTATTACCCCGTCGCCTAATGCGACCAGTGCTTTTCCGTTCCACATTTGAATATCAAAAATGGCCGCGGTAGTAATACGCGCTGTGTTTTCTATTTTTCCATTGACAGTGTCGAGAATCTGAATTCCTTCAAAATTTTGTCCGATCCATAAAGCCTGATTTTCCTTGTCAAAACACAATGAATAGACTGATACGCCTGCGCGGGCAACGAGTTTGCCCAGATCCGGTTTTTGCAAATCCCACTGTATTATAAAGCCGTCGGCTCCGGCTGAGTAAAAGCCATGTCCGGAGTTATCAGCAATAATGGTGTATACACTATCGCGATGACCCGAAAATGTATCTATTTTACGAATATTCATGGTGTTAAATTGCGGTTAGCAGTTGGCTTTTAGCGGTTAGCTATTGGCAATACAAACCATTACATGTCAAAGCAGCATATTTTAATCAGTTATAGTTTCAAAATGCGGATAAGTAAGTATCTTCTGTCTCTAGACTTTATTGATGAGATGCTGATTATTTTTAAACTAAAACTGATTACTGACAGCGAATGGCTAATATTGCTGCAAATTTAGAAGCCTGCTGAAATTTTTAAACAGAATTATTATGCCCCTCGTTCATTCCGAAAAGATTGAAGAGAATAGTACACTGCTCCTGTGGAAGTTAACCGAAAATGAAACAGAACTCCGCAATAGTTTAGGTTCCGAGTATAATTTGGATGATCTCAATTTGATTTCCCACCCTCAGAAAAAACGTGAGTGGCTTGCAAGCCGTTTGCTTATTAAAACACTGGCCGAAGAGTTTGGGATCTTTTATGAAGGTACGCATAAGGATGAGCACGGAAAAGCATTTCTGGTCAATAACGATTCTCACATCTCACTTACGCATACTGCAGACTATGTTGCAGCGGTAATCAATTTATTATCCCCGGTAGGTATTGATATGGAAAAAGTGGATGAGAAACTTCGGCGCACGGCAAAAAAGTATTTATCAGATACTGAATTTGTTCACGCAGAAAATGATCTTTCACATTTGTGCACTTACTGGTGTGCCAAGGAAGCACTTTATAAATTATACGGAAAAAAGAAAATCAGCTTCAAAAATTCAATTTACATCGAAGTCTTTTCAGGCCGGGAGAACCAGATCATTGGTATTTTAACAGATGAAGAATTAATCGTACATTCCCGCATACATCTTCGCTGGTATGACGATTACTGCCTCGCAATTGCATTGTGATCAGTCTTCACTTTCATCCAGCGTAGCCTTTAATATTTTCTCGATTTCTTTACTTTTTTCCTGATCGCTTGTTTTTTCATAGGACAAAATCAAATTGCGAAGCAAACGCTGAATGATTTCAAGATTTGTACAAGGCTGATAAAAAATATCCTTCGATTTGATATTAAGCTGGGCGATATAATGGTCAATATCGGTTCTGGAAAAAATAATTCCTCTGTTAAATACATTGATATAAAACTGGGTCTTATCATTTTTATAGGTCAGTACAAACAGATTAGGCAGGTTTACACCATATACAGGCAATCCTAATTTTCGTGCTATCAATAAATAGATAACACATAAAGTAGGCGGATTACCTCTTTTGGTTTCCAGTACTACATTGATCATGGAATTAGAAGGAGAATGAAAATTCTTCGTATTGGCTGCAAAATTCATTGGTCCAAAAAAAATACTGTTGATCCGTTTGATCTGGTCTACCGCATTCATTTCTTCCTGAAACTGTATCCATATATCATAATACAGCTGATCAATAGAAGTTTTCAGTTTTTCGATTGACAGATCAGGATAATGATAGGTTGCCAAAATCCACATACCTTCCAGCAGATCCAGGCTGCCGCCATTTTTCCAGCCCTGCAACCTTTCAATCATGATACTTAGCTGGAGTTCATGAATGAGTTCTTCGATTTTACGTTGGATAATAGGATTGAAACTTTCTTCCCACTCTGTTTCAAGAAACGGAATTACATTTCCGCCTAATGATAGTATCTTTCCCTCAACGTGTTGACTCACCTCATGATCATCGTCATCAAGCAGTGATATCAGCGCTTTAATTTCTCTCTGGTTCATTTTCCTCAAATCTTGCTTTTACTAACCAACGGATAAATAAAAACAATTTTTTTTTATGGACGTCAAATTTTCTACTTTTGCCCGGAAAAAAATTGTAATTTATTCAGTAGGGTTATTTTTTATTGATTTCGTAACAGTCTGTTATGGGGCTTTGTAAATATAATTTTATGAGCAAATACAGTTTAATAAAATTTTGAAATAATATTTCGATTTATGAAAATTCTCGTTACAGGCGGAGTAGGTTTTATTGGATCTCATACAGTTGTGGAGCTGGACAAAGCAGGATTTGAACCGGTAATTATTGATAATCTTTATAATTCGAATCTGGACGTATTGAAGGGAATAAAGAGCATTACCGGCAAAGACTTCCCGTTTTACCAGATAGATTGTAATGATGTTGAAAAGGTAAGAAGTTTGTTTGAAAAGGAAAAGTTTGATGGCGTTATTCACTTCGCTGCTTATAAAGCAGTGGGAGAATCCGTGGAAAAACCATTGAATTACTACGAAAACAACATCATTTCCCTGCTTGTACTTTTAAGGGTTATGAAAGAATTTAATGTAACCAAGTTTGTATTTTCCTCATCCTGTACGGTTTACGGTCAGCCTGAGAAATTACCCGTTACTGAATTAACGCCACGCCAGCCGGCCACATCTCCTTACGGGAATACCAAGGCAATAGCTGAGGATATCATTCGTGACCATGTGCATTCAGGTGCCGGAATCAAAGCAATCTGCCTGCGTTATTTCAATCCGATAGGGGCACACGAGTCATCACTGATAGGCGAACTTCCTAATGGTGTACCTAGTAATCTGGTTCCTTTTATTACACAAACTGCTGCCGGGTTACGCAAATCGTTAACCGTTTTTGGCAGTGATTATAACACGCCTGATGGCACCTGCGTTCGTGATTTCATACATGTGGTGGACTTAGCCAAGGCACATTTAAAGGCATTCCAGCTTTTGGACGAGCAGGAAAACGAAAATTATTATGATGTATTTAACGTAGGAACTGGTGAAGGTTACACTGTTCTTGACGTAATTAAGACCTTCGAGGAAGTGAATGGCGTAAAATTAAATTACATTATCGGGCCAAGAAGAGAAGGAGATGTTGAAAAAATATACGCACAATCAGACAAAGTCAATACGGTCATGAAATGGAAAGCCGAAAAAACAATGGCTGACGCACTTCGTGATGCATGGAATTGGCAATTAAAAATAACCGCTGGAAAATGAAAAAGATTTTAATTACTGGTGGGGCAGGTTTTATTGGTTCCCACGTTGTGAGGCGCTTTGTTACACAACATCCTGAATATCATATTTATAATCTGGATGCATTAACCTATGCAGGGAACCTTGAAAACATAAAAGATATTGAAAATGCGCCCAATTACACTTTTGTAAAAGGTGATATTGTGGATGCAGATTTCATTGACAAACTGATCAGTGAGAATAATTTTCACGGTATCGTCCATCTTGCCGCTGAAAGCCATGTTGACAGGTCTATTTCTGATCCGATGTCTTTT from Dyadobacter sp. NIV53 carries:
- a CDS encoding T9SS type A sorting domain-containing protein, producing MIRPYLGKSGQGVVTGNEPVAVSENYFFPNPAQGIINWKNTSLKRIDIYSVQGNLVQTILPVKGYQSSLLHVTEDGMYIIKGSDGKRSFIQKVFIVK
- a CDS encoding rhodanese-like domain-containing protein gives rise to the protein MDITVEELKERLDKGEDLNFYDVREEHEYEEDNLGAILIPLAELPDHLAELEDLKDAEIIIHCRSGARSGKAVKFLESQGFTNARNVTGGILAFRDLEE
- the folB gene encoding dihydroneopterin aldolase, with amino-acid sequence MGTITLEGLEFFAYHGFYPEEQKIGNKYALDITIQTNFIEAAQHDKLSETVNYETLYNIAAKVMQEPAKLLEHIGFKVISRVRDHYPNVNLVTVKVSKFNPPVGGVCTRAVITMEG
- a CDS encoding DivIVA domain-containing protein; this encodes MKISAIDIRKHTFEKIFRGYDPDEVDAFLNSLSQEWERFSSENGLLKMQLEYAEKELSKLKDIESTLFRTLKSAEDVSRQIEKEANEQAVKTIDEANELATKTIEEANDLATKTIGESKVKADEMILEAEQRTGQVVSETEDKLKRFREEFVAEVKIQERDFRAIENFRDNLVVQLASLANNTIDTVERFEQKYDKDSVLNKMDEIKQHILEIEIPRKPLPKQEVQVENKEEEITDTDDVQIVLSDEKPEVAFEIIDYHEDEEAEIAEPEIELTPEQEPELVEAAAELSETTESETREKVKSAADAASEALAEMHRVAQKARDETPAINKLRNQENNQSNRGGGGSFFDQI
- a CDS encoding WD40 repeat domain-containing protein; translation: MNIRKIDTFSGHRDSVYTIIADNSGHGFYSAGADGFIIQWDLQKPDLGKLVARAGVSVYSLCFDKENQALWIGQNFEGIQILDTVNGKIENTARITTAAIFDIQMWNGKALVALGDGVILVMDISTFSVQKHIKIADKSIRSISINPATSEFAVGDSNHNIHIFDFDGFNLKQIIKSHTNSVFSVQYSPDGRFLFTMGRDAHLKIWDVLNNYEPVTDIAAHMYAINHVSFSPDGKLFATYSMDKSVKLWDASTFRLKKIIDRARHAGHGTSVNKLLWTDYENQLISCSDDRTISVWEVIQ
- a CDS encoding 4'-phosphopantetheinyl transferase superfamily protein; translated protein: MPLVHSEKIEENSTLLLWKLTENETELRNSLGSEYNLDDLNLISHPQKKREWLASRLLIKTLAEEFGIFYEGTHKDEHGKAFLVNNDSHISLTHTADYVAAVINLLSPVGIDMEKVDEKLRRTAKKYLSDTEFVHAENDLSHLCTYWCAKEALYKLYGKKKISFKNSIYIEVFSGRENQIIGILTDEELIVHSRIHLRWYDDYCLAIAL
- a CDS encoding transglutaminase-like domain-containing protein, coding for MNQREIKALISLLDDDDHEVSQHVEGKILSLGGNVIPFLETEWEESFNPIIQRKIEELIHELQLSIMIERLQGWKNGGSLDLLEGMWILATYHYPDLSIEKLKTSIDQLYYDIWIQFQEEMNAVDQIKRINSIFFGPMNFAANTKNFHSPSNSMINVVLETKRGNPPTLCVIYLLIARKLGLPVYGVNLPNLFVLTYKNDKTQFYINVFNRGIIFSRTDIDHYIAQLNIKSKDIFYQPCTNLEIIQRLLRNLILSYEKTSDQEKSKEIEKILKATLDESED
- the galE gene encoding UDP-glucose 4-epimerase GalE, with protein sequence MKILVTGGVGFIGSHTVVELDKAGFEPVIIDNLYNSNLDVLKGIKSITGKDFPFYQIDCNDVEKVRSLFEKEKFDGVIHFAAYKAVGESVEKPLNYYENNIISLLVLLRVMKEFNVTKFVFSSSCTVYGQPEKLPVTELTPRQPATSPYGNTKAIAEDIIRDHVHSGAGIKAICLRYFNPIGAHESSLIGELPNGVPSNLVPFITQTAAGLRKSLTVFGSDYNTPDGTCVRDFIHVVDLAKAHLKAFQLLDEQENENYYDVFNVGTGEGYTVLDVIKTFEEVNGVKLNYIIGPRREGDVEKIYAQSDKVNTVMKWKAEKTMADALRDAWNWQLKITAGK